Proteins encoded in a region of the Flavobacteriaceae bacterium HL-DH10 genome:
- a CDS encoding UDP-glucose--hexose-1-phosphate uridylyltransferase, with protein sequence MNSDLQDYSHKRYNILTDEWVLVSPHRAKRPWQGQNEAVSNEVRPSHDASCYLCAGNTRINGEINPDYKDVFVFTNDFAALQTDSKTFSVDDGLLKAQSEQGICKVICFSPDHSKSLADMDAKDIEKVVFAWQNEYKTLSENELINYVQIFENKGAVMGCSNPHPHGQIWSQTTLPNEVYKKDTQQLAYYNKNKSSLLGDYLKQELEKNERIIFENDAFVVLIPFWAVWPFEAMIVPKSHKRSILELENNESYLFAEAISVLTKAYDKLFNTSFPYSSGIHQAPTNGESNNHWHWHMSFYPPLLRSATVKKFMVGYEMFGSPQRDITAEIAAKMIRDLV encoded by the coding sequence ATGAATTCAGATTTACAAGATTATTCACATAAACGCTATAATATATTAACTGACGAATGGGTTTTAGTATCACCTCATCGCGCAAAAAGACCATGGCAAGGACAAAATGAAGCGGTTTCTAATGAAGTCAGACCATCACATGATGCGAGTTGTTATTTATGTGCTGGAAATACAAGAATTAATGGTGAAATAAATCCGGATTACAAAGATGTTTTTGTTTTTACGAATGATTTTGCAGCACTACAAACCGATTCAAAAACTTTTTCAGTAGATGATGGTTTATTAAAAGCACAAAGTGAACAAGGTATTTGTAAAGTGATTTGCTTTAGTCCAGACCACTCAAAAAGTTTAGCAGATATGGATGCTAAAGACATTGAAAAAGTAGTTTTCGCATGGCAAAACGAATACAAAACACTTAGCGAAAATGAACTTATAAATTACGTGCAAATTTTTGAAAACAAAGGTGCTGTTATGGGGTGTAGTAATCCGCACCCACACGGACAAATATGGAGTCAAACCACCTTACCTAACGAAGTTTATAAAAAAGACACACAACAATTAGCTTATTATAACAAAAACAAGAGCAGTCTTTTAGGAGATTACCTAAAACAGGAATTAGAAAAAAACGAACGTATTATTTTTGAAAACGATGCCTTTGTAGTGCTTATTCCATTTTGGGCAGTATGGCCTTTTGAAGCTATGATTGTACCTAAATCTCATAAAAGAAGTATTTTAGAATTAGAAAATAATGAATCCTATCTGTTTGCCGAAGCCATTTCGGTTTTAACAAAAGCCTACGATAAATTATTCAACACGTCGTTTCCGTATTCTAGCGGAATTCATCAAGCACCAACAAATGGAGAATCTAATAATCATTGGCACTGGCATATGAGTTTTTATCCACCTTTATTACGAAGTGCTACCGTTAAAAAATTCATGGTAGGCTACGAAATGTTTGGATCGCCACAACGAGATATTACTGCGGAAATTGCAGCTAAAATGATACGTGATTTGGTTTAA
- the fahA gene encoding fumarylacetoacetase, which produces MPLSANNPDRKSWLHVDKNSDFPIQNIPFGVFLTRDDIITIGTRIGDTAIDLGALHQLGYFAGIPLTDDIFLQDTLNDFIADGRKTWRAVRNRISEIFDAENKTLKENTKHKEIVLFRLDEIEMQLPVHIGDYTDFYSSKEHATNVGTMFRDLDNALLPNWLHIPVAYHGRSSSIIPSGIPIHRPQGQTLPGDATEPVFGPSKLVDFELEMAFITTDANDLGEPIPIEEAEEYIFGLVLFNDWSARDIQKWEYVPLGPFLAKNFASSISPWIVTLDALEPYRVEGPKPIKPQLPYLQYKGKKSYDINLEVAIQPNGAKETVVCHSNFKHMYWNMSQQLAHHTVNGCPINSGDLIGSGTISGPTPDSYGSMLELSWKGEKPLKMKDGSERKFINDNDTVIMRGHCEKDGTRIGFGEVSTKLLPVYKKK; this is translated from the coding sequence ATGCCGTTATCAGCTAACAATCCAGATAGAAAGTCGTGGTTACACGTAGATAAAAACTCCGATTTCCCAATTCAGAACATCCCATTTGGTGTGTTTTTAACTCGTGATGATATTATTACCATTGGAACACGTATTGGTGACACCGCTATAGATCTAGGCGCTTTACATCAATTAGGATACTTTGCTGGTATCCCATTAACTGATGATATTTTTCTTCAAGATACTTTAAACGATTTTATTGCAGATGGCCGTAAAACTTGGCGCGCTGTAAGAAATAGAATTTCTGAAATTTTTGATGCCGAAAACAAAACATTAAAAGAAAACACCAAACATAAAGAGATTGTATTATTTCGTTTAGATGAAATTGAAATGCAATTACCTGTACATATTGGTGATTATACCGATTTTTACTCAAGTAAAGAACATGCTACCAATGTAGGTACTATGTTTAGAGATCTAGATAATGCTTTATTACCAAACTGGTTACACATTCCTGTGGCGTATCATGGTAGGAGTTCTTCTATTATACCTTCGGGAATCCCTATACACAGACCACAAGGGCAAACCCTTCCTGGAGATGCAACCGAACCTGTATTTGGCCCAAGTAAATTAGTAGATTTCGAATTAGAAATGGCTTTTATAACCACAGATGCTAACGATTTAGGAGAACCTATTCCTATTGAAGAGGCAGAAGAATATATTTTTGGGTTGGTATTATTTAACGATTGGAGCGCCCGCGATATTCAAAAATGGGAATATGTTCCATTAGGACCATTTTTAGCTAAGAATTTTGCGTCTTCTATTTCACCTTGGATTGTAACTCTTGACGCTCTTGAACCCTACCGAGTTGAAGGTCCTAAACCAATTAAACCTCAACTTCCTTATTTACAATATAAAGGAAAGAAAAGCTATGATATTAATTTAGAAGTGGCTATTCAGCCAAATGGTGCAAAAGAAACTGTGGTTTGTCACTCTAATTTCAAACACATGTACTGGAATATGTCTCAACAATTAGCACATCATACGGTTAATGGTTGTCCTATAAATTCTGGAGATTTAATTGGTAGTGGCACTATTTCTGGTCCTACACCAGATTCTTACGGTTCTATGCTAGAATTATCATGGAAAGGTGAAAAACCTCTTAAAATGAAAGATGGTAGCGAACGCAAGTTCATTAATGATAACGATACTGTGATTATGCGTGGACATTGCGAAAAAGATGGTACCCGTATAGGCTTTGGTGAAGTTTCTACAAAATTATTGCCTGTTTATAAAAAGAAGTAA
- a CDS encoding erythromycin esterase family protein translates to MKTILLTVSISLWVTGFTIAQQNSAIINDKEVISWLKQNAVPIKTIESGNSFKDLKLLKKTLKDAKIVALGESTHGTSEFFKMKHRLIAFLVKEMGFTQFAMEAPIASSVPINEYILYGKGDLYSVVSGQKYDAWDMEEFADLIEWLKDYNSKVPDNKKVHFFGLSMGYNDIGRERTIAYLRKVAPEKIPTVVSLFQILAKEEEKVFIAQKESVMLPLLKPYQQFLSEFIAEKDKLIANTSITEWETIYQYLKVMEQSILQAIKSPQSSVTTIQSNRNTYMALNLLNKIEQETTDAKYIVWAHDYHIGVAGKNKMGYLLRENFGSQYYSMSFECYRGSFQAMVLNPDKSFGPLRAENISTEEKNIDWYFYRTGYDKLFVDLREAHKNMDMNTWMETPQKKVQGGWPYGGKGAIKVKVVLKDRYDGILFIEESTPTHPTKALKRRGTFDN, encoded by the coding sequence ATGAAAACAATATTATTAACGGTATCGATTTCTCTTTGGGTAACAGGTTTTACAATAGCTCAGCAGAATTCAGCAATAATAAATGATAAAGAAGTTATTTCCTGGCTAAAGCAAAACGCAGTTCCTATCAAAACCATTGAATCAGGAAATAGCTTCAAAGACCTAAAACTGCTAAAAAAAACATTGAAAGATGCTAAAATTGTTGCTTTGGGTGAGTCTACACACGGTACAAGTGAGTTTTTTAAAATGAAGCACCGGCTTATAGCCTTTCTCGTTAAGGAGATGGGCTTTACGCAATTTGCCATGGAAGCTCCAATTGCGTCTAGTGTGCCCATTAATGAATATATCTTATATGGTAAAGGTGATCTTTATTCTGTAGTTTCAGGTCAGAAATATGACGCCTGGGATATGGAGGAATTTGCAGATTTGATCGAATGGCTGAAAGATTACAATTCAAAGGTTCCCGATAATAAGAAAGTGCATTTTTTTGGATTGAGCATGGGATATAATGATATAGGAAGAGAAAGAACCATAGCATATTTAAGGAAAGTAGCCCCCGAAAAAATCCCAACAGTGGTTTCCCTTTTTCAGATTCTTGCCAAAGAAGAAGAAAAGGTATTTATCGCCCAAAAGGAAAGCGTAATGCTTCCTTTGTTAAAGCCTTATCAACAATTTCTGAGTGAATTTATAGCTGAAAAAGATAAGCTCATAGCCAATACTTCTATAACAGAATGGGAAACAATCTATCAATACCTCAAGGTGATGGAGCAGAGTATTTTGCAAGCAATAAAATCTCCCCAGTCATCTGTTACGACCATACAATCGAATAGAAATACATATATGGCGCTTAATTTACTGAATAAGATAGAACAGGAAACTACCGACGCAAAATATATTGTTTGGGCGCATGATTATCATATAGGTGTAGCTGGTAAAAATAAAATGGGATATCTGCTGAGAGAGAATTTTGGAAGTCAGTATTATTCAATGTCATTTGAGTGTTATAGGGGCAGTTTCCAGGCCATGGTTCTTAATCCTGATAAGAGTTTTGGTCCACTCAGAGCGGAAAACATATCTACTGAGGAAAAAAATATCGACTGGTATTTTTATCGTACAGGTTATGATAAACTGTTTGTTGATTTACGTGAGGCCCATAAAAACATGGATATGAACACCTGGATGGAAACTCCTCAAAAGAAGGTACAAGGTGGTTGGCCTTATGGTGGGAAAGGAGCAATAAAAGTAAAAGTTGTATTAAAGGACAGATACGATGGAATCTTATTTATTGAAGAATCTACTCCTACTCATCCAACAAAGGCTTTGAAAAGAAGAGGCACATTTGATAATTAA
- the glyA gene encoding serine hydroxymethyltransferase, with protein sequence MQRDEQIFELIQAEKERQLHGIELIASENFVSEQVMEAAGSVLTNKYAEGYPGKRYYGGCEVVDEVEQIAIDRAKALFGAAYVNVQPHSGSQANTAVYHACLTPGDKILGFDLSHGGHLTHGSPVNFSGKLYNPVFYGVEQETGVLNYDKIQEIATKEQPKLIIAGASAYSRDIDFKRFRIIADSVGAILMADISHPAGLIAKGILNDPLPHCHIVTTTTHKTLRGPRGGMIMMGQDFDNPFGITLKNGNLRKMSSLLDSAVFPGNQGGPLEHIIAAKAIAFGEALTDDFLHYQLQVKQNATALAEALVAKDYNIISGGTDNHCMLIDLRNKNLSGKDAEQALVKADITVNKNMVPFDDKSPFVTSGIRIGAAAITTRGLKEAEMIAIVDLIDEVINNFEDEAVLEAVKVKVNAMMAGKPLFV encoded by the coding sequence ATGCAACGCGACGAACAAATTTTTGAACTTATACAAGCTGAAAAGGAGCGCCAATTACATGGAATTGAATTGATTGCTTCAGAGAATTTTGTAAGCGAACAAGTTATGGAAGCTGCCGGATCGGTATTAACAAACAAATATGCCGAAGGTTACCCAGGTAAACGCTATTATGGAGGCTGCGAAGTGGTTGATGAAGTAGAGCAAATTGCTATAGATAGAGCAAAAGCATTGTTTGGGGCGGCATACGTAAATGTACAGCCACACTCTGGAAGTCAAGCAAACACAGCAGTGTATCACGCTTGTTTAACGCCAGGTGATAAAATATTAGGATTCGATTTGTCTCACGGCGGACATTTAACACACGGATCGCCAGTAAACTTTTCTGGTAAACTTTACAATCCTGTATTTTATGGAGTAGAGCAGGAGACTGGTGTTTTAAATTATGATAAAATACAAGAGATAGCTACAAAAGAGCAACCAAAATTAATCATTGCTGGTGCTTCGGCTTATTCTCGCGATATCGATTTTAAACGTTTTAGAATTATTGCAGATAGTGTTGGTGCTATTTTAATGGCCGATATTTCACATCCTGCAGGATTAATTGCTAAAGGTATTTTAAACGATCCGCTTCCTCACTGTCATATCGTAACAACCACAACTCATAAGACTTTAAGAGGTCCTAGAGGTGGTATGATTATGATGGGACAAGATTTTGATAACCCATTTGGTATTACATTAAAAAATGGCAACTTACGTAAAATGTCTTCTTTATTAGATTCTGCTGTTTTTCCTGGAAATCAAGGTGGACCATTAGAACATATTATTGCAGCTAAAGCGATTGCTTTTGGTGAAGCATTAACTGATGATTTTTTACATTACCAATTACAAGTAAAACAAAATGCAACAGCTTTGGCTGAAGCATTAGTTGCAAAAGATTATAACATAATTTCTGGCGGAACCGATAACCACTGTATGTTAATAGATTTACGTAACAAAAATTTATCTGGTAAAGATGCAGAACAAGCTCTAGTAAAAGCTGATATTACTGTAAACAAAAACATGGTGCCTTTTGATGATAAATCACCATTTGTAACCTCAGGAATTAGAATTGGAGCTGCTGCTATTACAACAAGAGGTTTAAAAGAAGCAGAAATGATAGCGATAGTCGATTTAATTGATGAAGTTATTAATAACTTTGAAGATGAAGCTGTTTTAGAAGCTGTTAAAGTAAAAGTAAATGCGATGATGGCAGGAAAACCATTATTTGTATAA